A window of Streptomyces armeniacus contains these coding sequences:
- a CDS encoding helix-turn-helix domain-containing protein, with amino-acid sequence MAQRPGPGSEDDGTGTGADTRAGGARTGRTESRAPLAAIAASLQQERRRAGLSLAEVARRAGIAKSTLSQLESGTGNPSVETLWALSVTLDVPFARLVDPPRPTVQVIRAGEGPAFASERSDYLATLLSSAPPNARRDLFLVTAQPGTPRESEPHMPGVVEHVVLCSGRAYVGLSADPVELGPGDYTAYPGDVPHVFRALEPDTRAVLVSEHN; translated from the coding sequence ATGGCACAGCGGCCAGGCCCCGGCAGCGAAGACGACGGCACAGGCACCGGCGCCGACACCCGCGCCGGCGGCGCGCGCACCGGCCGTACGGAGTCCCGCGCCCCGCTCGCCGCCATCGCCGCGTCCCTGCAGCAGGAACGGCGCCGCGCCGGGCTGTCCCTCGCGGAGGTGGCGCGGCGGGCGGGCATCGCGAAGTCGACGCTCTCCCAGCTGGAGTCCGGCACCGGCAACCCGAGCGTCGAGACCCTCTGGGCCCTCAGCGTCACCCTCGACGTGCCCTTCGCGCGGCTCGTCGACCCGCCGCGGCCCACGGTCCAGGTGATCAGGGCGGGCGAGGGGCCGGCGTTCGCCTCGGAACGCTCCGACTACCTCGCCACCCTCCTGTCGTCCGCACCCCCGAACGCGCGCCGCGACCTGTTCCTCGTCACCGCCCAGCCCGGCACGCCGCGCGAGTCGGAGCCGCACATGCCGGGCGTCGTCGAGCACGTCGTGCTGTGCTCGGGGCGCGCGTACGTCGGCCTCTCCGCGGACCCCGTCGAGCTGGGCCCCGGCGACTACACCGCCTATCCGGGCGATGTGCCGCACGTGTTCAGGGCGCTGGAGCCGGACACGCGGGCGGTGCTTGTCTCCGAGCACAACTGA